The sequence ATCATGAAAACCATTTATAAAATCAAATGAAAGAGCCATAATTACCACAATGGCAACTAAAACAAGAGCTGAGTCCATATTTATTCTCCTTTATGAATTACGCATGAGTAAAGCCTCTAATATGTCTGCCACATCTTCAAAAGCATCCGTTACGCTTTCCAGCATTTCATAAAGTTCTTTTTTCTTGATAATTAAAATAGGATCATTGTATTCTTCAAACAAGGTCTTGATACATTCCCTTAAAAGTTGATCCGCTTCGTTTTCTAATTCATTAATTCTATAAACATTCCTTAACATTTCTTTCAGCTTTTTTTCGGTTAATAAATTAATAGCAGCAACTATTTCTTCTGTACAATTAACAATCATTTTCACAAAAAGCTTTATATAATCATCAGCCTCAATAACCTTATATAAATACATACGGTCAGCACAAGCCTCAATCCCATCCAAGACATCATCTAATTTTAATGCTAAACCGAGAATATCCTCCCTTTCCAGTGGTGTAATGAAAGTTTTATTTAAAGCATGAATTATTGTGTGAGTATGCTCGTCCCCTTTATCTTCTAAAATTTTTATTCTTTCCGCATATTGTTCTACATCCTGCAGGTTGTATATTTCTTCTTGGAACAGTTTGCCGGCCTCCTTTAAATTGTTTGCACTTAAAATCAAGGTTTCAAAAAATATATCCTTTT comes from Desulfolucanica intricata and encodes:
- a CDS encoding DUF47 domain-containing protein, encoding MFFKKKDIFFETLILSANNLKEAGKLFQEEIYNLQDVEQYAERIKILEDKGDEHTHTIIHALNKTFITPLEREDILGLALKLDDVLDGIEACADRMYLYKVIEADDYIKLFVKMIVNCTEEIVAAINLLTEKKLKEMLRNVYRINELENEADQLLRECIKTLFEEYNDPILIIKKKELYEMLESVTDAFEDVADILEALLMRNS